In one Rutidosis leptorrhynchoides isolate AG116_Rl617_1_P2 chromosome 8, CSIRO_AGI_Rlap_v1, whole genome shotgun sequence genomic region, the following are encoded:
- the LOC139863592 gene encoding uncharacterized protein: MAPKRKGMSEEEVENKINQTITNLLPNIVAQAIDALRRQGGETFKHEDEEEDEYVEMKAVTGDAIHVWLGRFQKQRPLSFSTASTPVEAENWITHIEKIYRVLGCEERFWVPLAVYKLEGDAQRWWIALRQAKGGIDFEDSLDWVDFKELFFRQYFSEAEKEAVIREYANIKQGGDESINDFTKRFLRLVGLIGAAAGSSEDQARKYKWAVHGRYRSKMINLKCFDVAEAADYARNLEMERDEYLTTKNDDGKNKRVKNVQPLRSVLPPTTKQGQQSGNQGYRGNNWNNRGNQLRIENGSNNNNRGQLQVYHPQGQQRGNGNGGVNANAPCGTCGKNHPGRVCYRSAGSCFACGEIGHLAKDCKNPRPGFVPRVPPPAPGGRVFAMTTAQAADATGTITGHVFVHHRALFVLFDSGSTHSIVSVKSSKYLKVSPTWLSTPFTISTPMGSIEIIDRVYQNCSLEFNDCMFPANLFPMTMHDFDIILGMDWLSHHHATIDCYSKRILFGNHSIPDCVFNGDLPEKSIKVISALKAQKLISHGCVGYLASIQNLSIESPSLENIDVVREFPDVFPDELQGLPPVREVEFSIDLIPGSQPISKAPYRMAPLELQELKEQLQELIDCGFIRPTAC, encoded by the exons ATGGCACCGAAAAGAAAAGGGATGTCTGAGGAGGAGGTAGAAAACAAGATTAACCAAACAATCACGAATTTGTTACCCAACATTGTAGCTCAAGCTATTGACGCTTTGCGTAGGCAAGGTGGCGAGACTTTTAAGCATGAAGATGAAGAGGAGGATGAGTATGTGGAGATGAAAGCTGTAACGGGGGATGCTATTCATGTTTGGCTAGGACGGTTTCAAAAACAGCGTCCTTTGTCATTCAGCACTGCTAGTACTCCTGTTGAAGCTGAGAATTGGATCACTCACATTGAGAAGATATATCGCGTGCTTGGTTGTGAAGAGAGATTTTGGGTTCCTTTGGCTGTTTATAAACTAGAAGGGGATGCTCAGCGTTGGTGGATCGCTTTGAGACAAGCGAAAGGAGGTATCGATTTTGAGGATTCGTTAGATTGGGTTGATTTCAAGGAGTTATTTTTCCGTCAGTACTTTTCTGAGGCAGAGAAGGAGGCTGTGATTCGGGAATATGCTAATATTAAGCAAGGGGGTGATGAGTCTATCAATGATTTCACTAAGAGATTTTTGAGGCTCGTGGGATTGATTGGGGCTGCTGCTGGGTCTTCCGAGGACCAAGCCCGTAAGTACAAATGGGCTGTTCATGGGCGTTACCGCTCTAAAATGATTAATCTAAAATGTTTTGATGTCGCTGAGGCAGCCGATTATGCTCGGAATTTGGAGATGGAGCGAGATGAGTATTTGACTACTAAAAATGACGATGGTAAAAATAAGAGGGTTAAGAATGTACAACCACTACGATCTGTACTGCCACCGACTACCAAACAGGGTCAACAATCTGGGAACCAAGGGTATCGTGGTAATAATTGGAATAATAGAGGAAATCAGCTAAGGATTGAAAACGGGTCAAATAATAATAACCGTGGTCAATTACAAGTGTACCATCCCCAAGGGCAACAAAGGGGTAACGGAAATGGTGGTGTTAATGCCAATGCACCTTGTGGGACTTGTGGAAAGAATCATCCCGGAAGAGTTTGTTATCGTAGTGCGGGTTCATGTTTTGCTTGTGGAGAGATTGGTCACTTAGCTAAGGATTGCAAGAATCCTAGACCTGGGTTTGTTCCGAGGGTTCCTCCTCCAGCTCCTGGTGGACGCGTCTTTGCCATGACTACTGCTCAGGCTGCTGACGCAACAG GTACTATTACTGGTCATGTATTTGTACACCATCGTGCCCTCTTCGTTCTGTTTGATTCTGGCTCTACGCACTCGATTGTGTCTGTTAAGAGCTCTAAATATTTGAAAGTGTCTCCAACTTGGTTGTCTACTCCGTTTACAATCTCTACCCCAATGGGTAGTattgaaattatagatcgtgtGTATCAAAACTGCAGTTTGGAATTCAATGACTGCATGTTTCCCGCAAATCTCTTTCCTATGACCATGCATGACTTTGACATTATTCTTGGCATGGATTGGTTATCTCATCATCACGCGACTATCGATTGTTATTCTAAGAGAATTTTGTTTGGAAATCATTCTATACCCGATTGTGTCTTTAATGGTGATCTTCCTGAAAAATCTATTAAGGTTATCTCAGCGCTTAAGGCGCAAAAGCTCATTTCACATGGTTGTGTTGGTTATTTAGCTTCGATTCAGAATTTGTCTATCGAGAGTCCTTCACTTGAAAATATTGACGTTGTTCGAgagtttcctgatgtatttcctgacgaattgcaAGGTTTGCCTCCAGTTCGTGAAGTTGAATTTTCGATTGATTTGATTCCTGGTTCTCAACCAATATCAAAAGCTCCTTATCGTATGGCACCACTCGAGTTGCAAGAACTCAAGGAGCAATTGCAAGAATTGATAGATTGTGGATTTATTCGACCAA CTGCGTGTTAA